A window from Fodinibius salicampi encodes these proteins:
- the rplL gene encoding 50S ribosomal protein L7/L12, with amino-acid sequence MADVKDLAEQLVNLTVKEANELANVLEEEYDIKPAAATAVVAGGGDEGGGGEEQTEFDVILNGPGDKKIAVIKEVRSITGLGLKEAKELVDNAPNPIKEGVDKAEAEDLKSKLEEAGAEVELK; translated from the coding sequence ATGGCTGACGTTAAAGATTTAGCTGAACAATTAGTTAATTTAACAGTAAAAGAAGCAAACGAACTCGCTAACGTTCTTGAAGAAGAATACGACATTAAGCCTGCGGCTGCAACAGCAGTAGTAGCTGGTGGCGGCGACGAAGGCGGTGGCGGTGAAGAACAAACAGAATTTGATGTTATTCTGAATGGCCCCGGCGACAAGAAAATTGCCGTCATTAAAGAGGTTCGTAGTATTACGGGTCTCGGCCTTAAGGAAGCAAAAGAGCTTGTTGATAACGCACCTAATCCTATTAAGGAGGGTGTTGATAAAGCAGAAGCTGAAGACCTTAAGTCTAAGCTTGAAGAAGCAGGCGCTGAAGTTGAACTTAAATAA
- the nusG gene encoding transcription termination/antitermination protein NusG, with amino-acid sequence MTQEEQHDWYVVRVFSSHEKKVKRYLDREIELQGLEDKISEVLIPTETVIEIRSGKKRTREKNFFPGYILLKTSYDEEVNNLIQGAPSTIGFLKAGKNQHRPKPLRKSEVDRILGRVHESEEAMEEGGKIEIPYDEGDIVKVIDGPFKDFDGTVQEVNAEKLKLRVLVSIFGRKTPVEVDVNQVEPAT; translated from the coding sequence ATGACACAAGAAGAACAGCATGATTGGTATGTAGTTCGTGTGTTTTCCAGTCACGAAAAGAAGGTTAAGCGATATTTAGATCGTGAAATCGAACTTCAGGGACTGGAAGATAAAATTAGCGAAGTTCTTATACCGACTGAAACGGTGATAGAAATTCGCTCAGGTAAGAAGCGTACGCGGGAGAAAAATTTCTTCCCGGGTTATATACTTTTAAAAACCTCTTATGATGAAGAAGTAAATAATCTTATTCAGGGTGCACCGTCAACTATTGGTTTTTTGAAGGCGGGAAAAAATCAGCATCGTCCAAAGCCATTGCGCAAGTCGGAAGTGGATAGGATACTAGGCCGAGTCCATGAGAGTGAAGAAGCCATGGAAGAGGGTGGAAAGATTGAAATACCCTATGATGAAGGCGATATTGTTAAGGTTATTGATGGACCGTTTAAAGATTTTGATGGAACCGTACAAGAAGTTAATGCAGAGAAACTGAAATTACGTGTTCTTGTAAGTATTTTTGGTCGAAAGACCCCGGTTGAAGTTGATGTGAACCAGGTAGAACCTGCAACTTGA
- the secE gene encoding preprotein translocase subunit SecE: protein MDKIKAFLLDVRKEMKKVSWPDQDELVDYTIVVVIFTILLSGFIFAVDQVYSTILEAIYQ, encoded by the coding sequence ATGGATAAGATTAAAGCATTTTTACTGGATGTCCGCAAAGAGATGAAGAAAGTCTCTTGGCCAGATCAGGATGAGCTGGTGGATTATACGATTGTTGTGGTTATCTTTACCATACTTCTGTCTGGATTCATTTTTGCGGTAGATCAAGTTTATAGCACTATATTAGAGGCCATTTATCAATGA
- the rplJ gene encoding 50S ribosomal protein L10 codes for MPTLAEKKAVVEQITEDLENAGAVYIADYSGMSVGEVNNMRGKFYEGDIKYKVYKNTLMKRAMDEVGGYEDLYPHLVEQNGFAFVEEELAAPAKVIKKLNEEIEKPRFKAAIIDGDYYGEDELSTLAAMKSKSEVIGDIVGLLLAPVSNVVSALEAPGRNIAGAVETIAEKGEE; via the coding sequence ATGCCAACATTAGCAGAAAAGAAAGCAGTTGTTGAACAAATAACAGAAGATCTTGAAAACGCCGGTGCTGTATATATCGCCGACTATTCAGGAATGTCTGTTGGAGAAGTCAACAATATGCGTGGAAAATTTTACGAAGGCGACATTAAGTATAAGGTATACAAAAATACGCTGATGAAGCGAGCCATGGACGAGGTGGGAGGATACGAAGATTTATATCCCCACTTGGTTGAACAAAATGGCTTTGCCTTTGTAGAAGAAGAGCTTGCTGCACCCGCAAAAGTGATAAAAAAATTAAACGAGGAAATAGAAAAGCCAAGGTTTAAGGCTGCAATCATCGATGGAGATTATTACGGTGAGGATGAGCTAAGTACCTTGGCGGCAATGAAGTCTAAGAGCGAAGTGATAGGTGATATCGTTGGGCTTCTGCTTGCACCTGTTTCCAATGTGGTAAGTGCACTCGAAGCTCCCGGCAGAAATATTGCCGGAGCCGTGGAAACCATCGCCGAAAAAGGCGAAGAATAA
- the rplA gene encoding 50S ribosomal protein L1: MAQRGKKYQKAAKLIDPELEYTLEEACDLVKKTSTANFDESVDLDLRLGVDPRHADQMVRGSVSLPNGTGKEVRVLALVNEAKQEEAEEAGADHVGLEEYIEKIQDGWTDVDVIVATPDVMGKIGKLGPVLGPRGLMPNPKSGTVTTDVAETIKEVKAGKIDFRVDDYGILHASIGKVSFDASELRENAMKYLQEVMRLRPASAKGLYIRSAYMSSSMGPSIPLSRSSIISV, encoded by the coding sequence ATGGCACAACGAGGAAAAAAGTATCAAAAGGCCGCAAAGCTCATCGATCCCGAGTTGGAATATACTCTGGAAGAAGCTTGTGATCTTGTGAAGAAAACCTCTACAGCTAATTTTGATGAATCCGTCGATCTGGATCTTCGTCTGGGAGTTGATCCCCGACATGCCGATCAGATGGTACGCGGTTCTGTATCGTTGCCTAATGGCACCGGTAAAGAAGTTCGCGTTTTGGCATTAGTAAACGAAGCCAAACAAGAGGAAGCTGAAGAGGCCGGAGCAGATCACGTAGGTCTGGAAGAGTATATCGAAAAAATTCAAGATGGATGGACTGACGTTGATGTGATCGTTGCCACCCCGGATGTTATGGGCAAGATCGGAAAACTGGGACCTGTTTTAGGTCCGCGTGGACTGATGCCTAATCCTAAGAGTGGTACCGTTACAACCGATGTTGCTGAGACTATCAAAGAGGTAAAAGCCGGCAAGATTGATTTTCGTGTGGATGACTACGGAATTCTGCACGCATCAATTGGAAAGGTTAGCTTTGATGCCAGTGAACTTCGGGAGAATGCAATGAAATATTTGCAGGAAGTCATGCGACTCAGACCCGCTTCTGCTAAAGGTTTATATATCAGAAGCGCGTATATGAGTTCCAGCATGGGACCAAGTATTCCATTAAGTCGTTCATCTATAATTTCTGTATAG
- the rplK gene encoding 50S ribosomal protein L11, whose translation MAKKVDQVLKLQIRGGQANPAPPVGPALGQAGINIMEFCKAFNAATQEDAGTIIPVEITVYQDKSFTFITKTPPAAVLLKQAAGIKSGSGEPNRTKVGQVTWTQCKEIAEQKMQDLNAFEVENAAEMIAGTARSMGLRVLRDK comes from the coding sequence ATGGCAAAAAAAGTAGATCAAGTACTTAAGCTCCAGATTCGTGGTGGGCAGGCTAATCCTGCGCCTCCTGTTGGACCTGCTCTAGGTCAGGCTGGAATTAATATTATGGAGTTTTGTAAGGCTTTTAATGCTGCTACACAGGAAGACGCCGGTACTATTATTCCGGTTGAAATTACAGTGTACCAGGATAAGTCTTTCACTTTCATAACTAAGACTCCACCTGCTGCTGTTCTGCTCAAGCAAGCTGCTGGGATTAAATCCGGTTCCGGAGAACCCAACCGTACAAAGGTTGGTCAGGTAACCTGGACCCAGTGCAAAGAAATAGCGGAACAGAAAATGCAGGATCTTAATGCTTTTGAGGTAGAAAACGCTGCTGAAATGATTGCAGGTACTGCCCGGAGTATGGGGCTTCGAGTGCTAAGAGATAAATAG